Genomic window (Desulfobacterales bacterium):
CCGGCGCCGGACAAGCCCTGAAGGGACTGGCGGCCAAGGGGGTGGTGCGGCTCCATGAGAAACCGGTATATCGTGATCCCCTGGGCGAGACCCTGGCGGTGGCCGACCCGCCCGAACATCTGACCCCGGAACAGAGCGCGGCCCTGGAACAGTTATTGCCCGCGGTCCGGCAACAGCGGTTCGCCCCTTTTCTGCTCCACGGGGTTACCGGCAGCGGCAAGACCGAGATCTACCTCCGGGCCGCGGCCGCAACGCTCAACCAGTCCAGGGGCGTGCTGGTGCTGGTGCCGGAAATAGCCCTGGCCGCCTACCTGGAGGCCCAGTTCATCGCCCGGTTCGGTGAGCGGGTGGCCCTGCTCCACAGCGGTCTCTCCGCAGGGGAACGGTTTGACCAGTGGCTGCGGATCGCCCGGGGCGAGGCGACCGTGGTGGTCGGGGCCCGCTCGGCGATATTCGCGCCATTGTCCGACCCGGGGTTGATCGTGGTGGACGAGGAACATGATAACGGCTACAAGCAGGAGGACGGGCTGCGCTATCAGGCCCGGGACCTGGCCGTGCTCCGGGCCCGCCAGGCCGGGGCCGTGGTGCTGCTCGGCTCGGCCACCCCGTCGATCACCAGCTATCATCATGCCCGGACCGGCAAATACCAACTCCTGACCCTTGCCAAGCGGATCGAGGACCGGCCCCTGCCCGCGGTACAGGTGGTCGACCTCAGGCGGATCAAAACCGTGTCCGGGTATCCGCCCCTGTTTTCACCGGACCTGGTAAAGGCCCTGAAAGAGAACCTCGGCCGGGGTGAACAGAGCCTGCTTTTCCTGAACCGTCGCGGCTATGCCAATCTGATGCTCTGCCGCTCCTGCGGCCGGAGCGTTACCTGCGGTCAGTGCCAGGTGGCCATGACCATGCATAAGGGTCGCAACGAGCTGCTCTGTCATTACTGCGGCCATGTCCGGGCGGTGTCGGCCCCTTGTCCATCCTGCAATGGCAGCGAGTTGATCGGGGTGGGGTTCGGCACCGAACGGCTGCAGGCCGAACTGGGCCGGATACTGCCCGCGGCCCGGGTGGCCCGCCTTGACCGGGATACCTGCAGCAAGCGCCGCGATTACCTGGCCGTGCTCAGGGCCATGCACAACCTTGAGATCGATATCCTGGTCGGCACCCAGATGATTGCCAAGGGGCATCATTTCCCCCGGGTGACCCTGGTGGGGATCGTCTGGGCCGATGCCGGTCTGGGGCTGCCGGATTTCCGGGCCGGGGAGCGGGTCTACCAGCTGATCGGCCAGGTCGGCGGCCGGGCCGGCCGGGGCGAGTGGCCGGGCCGGGTGATCATCCAGACCCATCAGCCGGATCACGCCAGTATCCATCTGGCCCGCAGCAACGATTATCCGGCCCTGTATGAGCAAGAGATCTCCCTGCGCCGGGGTCTTGGTTTTCCACCCTTCAGCCGGTTGATCAATATCCGGATCAAGGGGAGGGATGAGCAGGCAGTGGCCGGTGCGGCCCGGGCCCTGGCCGGATACGGCAAGGGATTGATCCGCTCGGGGATCAGGGGGGTGCAGCTCCTGGGCCCGGCCCCGGCGCCCCTGTCACGGCTCCGGGGAAACTATCGCTGGCAGCTGCTGGTCAAGGGTATTGAGGTGGAGTCGCTCCATCTCTTTTGTCAACGCCTTGTCAGGGAGGGACCGGGTCTGGACAGAAGGGTCATGGTCAGTCTGGACGTGGACCCGGAGAATATGTTGTAACAGAGAGGTGTCGGGTTTCAGGTTTCAGATGTCAGGTGAGATCAGAGGACAGGAGACAGAAAAAAACAGGGGTTTAGGTCGATGCCGGAATTATAATCTTCCCCTGAAACCTGGGACCCGCAGCTCACCTCTTACCTCTCACCTGTCTTTTTAATGTGATCAGGCTGATCTCACCCGGGCAGTTGAAGCGTAAGGGGATTCCCGAGGTGCCGACTCCGCGGCTGGTATAGCCGCTCATTTCCAGGTATACCCACGGGCCGGCCGCGGTAAAGCGCGGGGCTCGGCTGTGGGTGAAGATCGGTTTGCCGTTGGGCAGGCAGATCTGGCCGCCATGGGTATGGCCGCAGAGATAGAGGCGGGGGCTGAACTTGATCGCCTCGGCGTAGGCCTCCGGCGAGTGGGCCAGGAAAATTTTGAACCCGTCGCCCGGCACCTTTTTAAAGGCCAGTCCCAGGTCGTGGACCTTGTAGTAATGGGGGTCATCGATTCCAATGATCCAGATCTTTTCTCCCTGCCGCTCAATGGCCGCCGAGTCGTTGACCAGCATCAGTATCCCCGCCTCTTCAAGGTCCGGCACCATTTCGATACAGTCGTGGTTGCCCAGCACTCCAAGAATCCCGTGCCGGGAGTGGACATGGCCGAGGAGGGCGCGCAGCCGGCGCAGGCTGGGGCCGCTGCTTCCGAACATCTCCGGCCGGATGTCGCCGCCGATCAGGCAGAGGTCCACCTCCAGCCCCTTGATTTTGTCGATCAGCAGTTCGTTGAGATCCTTTGTCCCGTCCAGGTGGAGATCAGTGAGGAGCATGATCCGAAAACTGTCGAATGGGCCCGGCAGGTCGGCAAACCGGTATTCCTGTTCCTGGATCCGGATATCATGGCAGTTGCGGGCTCCCCGGTCGTAGAGATTCAACAGCTTGAACAGGCTGCCGATCAGCAGCCGGAAGTAGATATAATTTTCAAAGTTGAGCAGCCGCTGCCACCGGGCCAGGGGCTGATGGCAGGCCCGCCATTCCCGCAGCCGGACCGTGGAGCGGACAATCCGCGGCAGGTTCTTGGCGAGTGGCCGGTAGCGCATATAGCTCCAGAGCCGTGATCCCAGGCCGGCGATGATAATGAACAGCAGCAGGACGGC
Coding sequences:
- the priA gene encoding primosomal protein N' encodes the protein MTYLEVAVAAPLDHTLTYGPPERGSGLLRPGMRLLVPLAGRQVTGYLLGEVKETPPGHWKIKPITEVLDEEPLFSARQVTFYRWIASYYHYPLGEVIRTGLPGGLVTASSRRVLLTESGQRNLPGHASYPWVEELVRKGQLTPAVTRKIWRTKGRRLVKQWEQEGWVEIREEIRRSTTRIRTESCITLIPGSELPALKPSEQKTLALLEELTAAAGQEEPILRRQLSSLYSGAGQALKGLAAKGVVRLHEKPVYRDPLGETLAVADPPEHLTPEQSAALEQLLPAVRQQRFAPFLLHGVTGSGKTEIYLRAAAATLNQSRGVLVLVPEIALAAYLEAQFIARFGERVALLHSGLSAGERFDQWLRIARGEATVVVGARSAIFAPLSDPGLIVVDEEHDNGYKQEDGLRYQARDLAVLRARQAGAVVLLGSATPSITSYHHARTGKYQLLTLAKRIEDRPLPAVQVVDLRRIKTVSGYPPLFSPDLVKALKENLGRGEQSLLFLNRRGYANLMLCRSCGRSVTCGQCQVAMTMHKGRNELLCHYCGHVRAVSAPCPSCNGSELIGVGFGTERLQAELGRILPAARVARLDRDTCSKRRDYLAVLRAMHNLEIDILVGTQMIAKGHHFPRVTLVGIVWADAGLGLPDFRAGERVYQLIGQVGGRAGRGEWPGRVIIQTHQPDHASIHLARSNDYPALYEQEISLRRGLGFPPFSRLINIRIKGRDEQAVAGAARALAGYGKGLIRSGIRGVQLLGPAPAPLSRLRGNYRWQLLVKGIEVESLHLFCQRLVREGPGLDRRVMVSLDVDPENML
- a CDS encoding CDP-archaeol synthase, whose amino-acid sequence is MTTKLLLFLLLINFLPPLAAILWRKRYRRPLDLGMVCADGQPLFGPHKTVRGALLCIGGGALLGPLLLGLDWRAGGLGGLLVVSGDLLSSYIKRRLRYPSGKPVFLLDQIFEGLFPLLYLVPVLDLPLPALPAVLLLFIIIAGLGSRLWSYMRYRPLAKNLPRIVRSTVRLREWRACHQPLARWQRLLNFENYIYFRLLIGSLFKLLNLYDRGARNCHDIRIQEQEYRFADLPGPFDSFRIMLLTDLHLDGTKDLNELLIDKIKGLEVDLCLIGGDIRPEMFGSSGPSLRRLRALLGHVHSRHGILGVLGNHDCIEMVPDLEEAGILMLVNDSAAIERQGEKIWIIGIDDPHYYKVHDLGLAFKKVPGDGFKIFLAHSPEAYAEAIKFSPRLYLCGHTHGGQICLPNGKPIFTHSRAPRFTAAGPWVYLEMSGYTSRGVGTSGIPLRFNCPGEISLITLKRQVRGKR